Proteins encoded together in one Bosea sp. (in: a-proteobacteria) window:
- a CDS encoding Do family serine endopeptidase produces the protein MASNTLPAARSVRIALAAGVAGLALLASPLSAPGQAQANTPLLQGQTSLADLVDRVMPAVVNIAAVTTSDQKGRNLPQLPQLGPDTPFGDLFEEFFNRRNQQGERQAPQQRRSQSAGSGFVVDPSGIVVTNNHVIGDANEITVVFSDGLRLKAEVIGKDSKVDLAVLRVKHDKPLPFVKFGDSDRMRIGDPVMAIGNPFGLGGSVSSGIVSARNRDISQGPYDTYIQTDAAINKGNSGGPLFNMAGEVIGINTAILSPTGGSVGIGFAVPSTLATNIVDQLKEFGETRRGWLGVRIQNVDDATAEALGLGTARGALVAGVDDKGPAKPAGIETGDVIVKFDGKDVKDSRDLPRIVAATPVGKDVPIALIRKGKEEIKTVKLGRLEDGEKVETASASKPAEPAKPAAASALGLEFSGQTEELRKRHTIKDGLKGVVITKVDANSNAADKRILAGELIVEVGQEPVETPQDVTRRLDTLKKEGKKSALLLVSNGQGEVRFVALSMN, from the coding sequence CCGGTCCGTCCGCATCGCTCTCGCCGCTGGCGTGGCCGGGCTTGCGCTGCTGGCCTCGCCGCTGTCGGCGCCGGGGCAGGCGCAGGCCAACACACCGCTGCTCCAGGGGCAGACCTCGCTTGCCGACCTCGTCGACCGGGTGATGCCGGCGGTGGTCAACATCGCGGCCGTCACCACCAGCGACCAGAAGGGGCGCAACCTCCCGCAGCTGCCGCAGCTTGGTCCCGACACGCCCTTCGGCGACCTGTTCGAGGAGTTCTTCAACCGCCGCAACCAGCAGGGCGAGCGCCAGGCGCCGCAGCAGCGGCGCTCGCAATCGGCCGGCTCCGGCTTCGTGGTCGATCCCTCCGGCATCGTCGTGACCAACAACCACGTCATCGGCGACGCCAACGAGATCACCGTGGTGTTCAGCGATGGCTTGAGGCTCAAGGCCGAGGTGATCGGCAAGGACAGCAAGGTCGATCTCGCCGTGCTGCGCGTGAAGCACGACAAGCCGCTGCCCTTCGTCAAGTTCGGCGATTCGGACAGGATGCGGATCGGCGATCCGGTGATGGCGATCGGCAACCCGTTCGGGCTCGGCGGCTCGGTCTCTTCGGGCATCGTCTCGGCCCGCAACCGCGACATCAGCCAGGGTCCCTACGACACCTATATCCAGACCGACGCGGCCATCAACAAGGGCAATTCCGGTGGGCCGCTGTTCAACATGGCCGGCGAGGTCATCGGCATCAACACGGCGATCCTGTCGCCGACGGGCGGCTCGGTCGGCATCGGCTTCGCGGTGCCCTCGACGCTGGCGACCAACATCGTCGACCAGCTCAAGGAGTTCGGCGAGACCCGGCGCGGCTGGCTCGGCGTGCGCATCCAGAACGTCGACGACGCGACTGCCGAGGCGCTGGGCCTGGGGACCGCGCGTGGCGCCCTCGTCGCCGGCGTCGACGACAAGGGCCCGGCCAAGCCCGCCGGCATCGAGACCGGCGACGTGATCGTCAAGTTCGACGGCAAGGACGTGAAGGATTCGCGCGACCTGCCGCGCATCGTCGCGGCGACGCCGGTCGGCAAGGACGTGCCGATCGCGCTGATCCGCAAGGGCAAGGAAGAGATCAAGACGGTCAAGCTCGGCCGCCTCGAGGACGGCGAGAAGGTCGAGACGGCCTCGGCGAGCAAACCCGCCGAGCCGGCGAAGCCCGCCGCCGCCAGCGCGCTCGGCCTCGAATTCTCAGGCCAGACCGAGGAGCTGCGCAAGCGCCATACGATCAAGGACGGCCTCAAGGGCGTGGTCATCACCAAGGTCGACGCCAATTCGAACGCCGCCGACAAGCGCATCCTCGCCGGCGAACTGATCGTCGAGGTCGGCCAGGAGCCGGTCGAGACGCCGCAGGACGTGACGAGGCGCCTCGACACGCTGAAGAAGGAGGGTAAGAAATCCGCCCTCCTGCTGGTCTCGAACGGCCAGGGCGAGGTCCGCTTCGTCGCGCTCTCGATGAACTGA
- a CDS encoding DHCW motif cupin fold protein, producing the protein MKISEIPFVTTDWSTVPVEHHAGDVGEATWRVQYFGPQDNRIRVRMVEYSPGYVADHWCSKGHIILCLEGEMETTLADGRVMPLRAGMTYQVADGAEAHRSTTKTGAKLFIVD; encoded by the coding sequence ATGAAGATCAGCGAAATCCCCTTCGTCACCACCGACTGGTCCACGGTTCCGGTGGAGCACCATGCCGGCGACGTCGGCGAGGCGACCTGGCGCGTCCAGTATTTCGGACCGCAGGACAACCGCATCCGCGTGCGGATGGTCGAGTATTCGCCCGGCTACGTCGCCGACCACTGGTGCTCGAAGGGGCACATCATCCTGTGCCTCGAAGGCGAGATGGAGACCACGCTCGCCGATGGGCGCGTGATGCCGCTCAGGGCCGGCATGACCTATCAGGTCGCCGACGGCGCCGAGGCCCATCGCTCCACGACGAAGACCGGCGCGAAGCTCTTCATCGTCGATTGA
- the serB gene encoding phosphoserine phosphatase SerB: MLVATLVSAHGQALVGEALLARLARTVPGIARTAALDGAVAADLFAEAADARKLEAAVREALEGAAIDIVVQPAASRRKALFLADMDSTMIGQECIDELAAFVGLKEHVAAITERAMRGEIEFEPALRERVGLLKGVPLSVIGEIIRDRITLTPGGRELVRTMRAHGGYTALVSGGFTVFTGPISTTIGFDEHRSNTLIAEDGLLTGRVADPILGKQAKLDALIALRTRLGLAPAQTLAVGDGANDLAMLGEAGLGLAFRAKPAVAAAADARLDHADLTALLYAQGYTGSEIVRS, translated from the coding sequence ATGCTCGTCGCCACCCTCGTATCCGCCCACGGCCAGGCGCTGGTTGGCGAGGCGCTCCTCGCCCGCCTCGCCCGCACTGTCCCCGGGATCGCCCGCACCGCCGCGCTCGACGGCGCGGTCGCCGCCGACCTCTTCGCGGAAGCAGCCGATGCGCGCAAGCTCGAAGCGGCCGTCCGGGAAGCATTGGAGGGCGCGGCGATCGACATCGTCGTCCAGCCGGCGGCAAGCCGCCGCAAGGCTTTGTTCCTCGCCGACATGGATTCGACCATGATCGGCCAGGAATGCATCGACGAGCTCGCCGCCTTCGTGGGCTTGAAGGAGCATGTGGCGGCCATCACCGAGCGGGCGATGCGTGGCGAGATCGAGTTCGAGCCGGCGCTGCGCGAGCGCGTCGGCCTCCTGAAGGGCGTGCCGCTCTCCGTCATCGGCGAGATCATCCGCGACCGCATCACGCTGACGCCGGGCGGGCGCGAGCTCGTGCGCACCATGCGCGCCCATGGCGGCTACACCGCGCTGGTCTCGGGCGGCTTCACCGTCTTCACCGGGCCGATCAGCACGACGATCGGCTTCGACGAGCACCGCTCCAACACCCTCATCGCGGAAGACGGCCTGCTGACCGGCCGGGTCGCCGATCCGATCCTCGGCAAGCAGGCCAAGCTCGATGCGCTGATCGCGCTGCGCACGCGCCTCGGGCTCGCTCCCGCGCAGACGCTGGCCGTCGGTGACGGCGCCAACGACCTCGCCATGCTGGGCGAGGCGGGGCTGGGCTTGGCCTTCCGCGCCAAGCCGGCGGTCGCCGCCGCCGCGGACGCCCGCCTCGACCATGCCGATCTCACCGCCCTGCTCTACGCCCAGGGCTATACCGGGTCCGAGATCGTCCGGAGCTGA
- the miaA gene encoding tRNA (adenosine(37)-N6)-dimethylallyltransferase MiaA, with protein MKAEGQFGAVLIAGPTASGKSALAIEIARRTGGTVVNTDSMQVYADLSILSARPSEAEAAIVPHRLYGHVDGAVNYSAMRYAADVTELLGQLRESGSLPILVGGTGLYFKAVTDGFSAMPPVPEAVRATFRAEAEGCETAALHAELSACDPAMAARLRPSDRMRIMRALEVFRATGASLASFQGAREPGPLTGVPALRLFVHPERQAVRERIDRRFEAMIGEGALDEVARLRRRGLDPLLPVMRAHGVPGLIAHLNGEISLEDAIRRGQADTRAYAKRQVTWFRHQMDGWRAVAPEAALAFALDALGDLEA; from the coding sequence GTGAAGGCTGAAGGGCAGTTCGGCGCGGTGCTCATCGCAGGTCCGACAGCGAGCGGCAAGTCCGCGCTGGCGATCGAGATCGCGCGCCGCACCGGCGGCACCGTCGTCAATACCGATTCCATGCAGGTCTATGCCGATCTCAGCATCCTCTCGGCGCGGCCGAGCGAGGCGGAGGCGGCGATCGTGCCCCATCGCCTCTACGGGCATGTCGACGGCGCTGTGAACTATTCGGCCATGCGTTACGCCGCCGATGTGACGGAGCTCTTGGGGCAATTGCGGGAAAGCGGTTCTCTGCCGATCCTGGTCGGCGGCACCGGACTCTATTTCAAGGCCGTCACCGACGGCTTCTCGGCAATGCCGCCGGTGCCGGAGGCGGTGCGGGCTACCTTCCGCGCCGAGGCTGAGGGCTGCGAGACGGCCGCGCTCCATGCCGAGCTTTCGGCCTGCGACCCGGCGATGGCGGCGCGCCTGCGCCCGAGCGACCGGATGCGGATCATGCGGGCGCTCGAGGTCTTCCGGGCGACGGGGGCGTCGCTCGCGAGCTTCCAGGGCGCGCGCGAGCCGGGGCCGCTCACGGGCGTGCCGGCGCTCAGGCTGTTCGTGCATCCCGAGCGCCAGGCGGTCAGGGAGCGGATCGACCGGCGCTTCGAGGCGATGATCGGCGAGGGCGCCCTCGATGAGGTGGCGCGGCTCAGGCGGCGCGGGCTCGACCCGCTGCTGCCGGTGATGCGCGCCCATGGCGTGCCGGGGCTGATCGCGCATCTGAACGGCGAGATCTCGCTGGAAGATGCGATCCGGCGCGGGCAGGCCGATACGCGCGCCTATGCCAAGCGGCAGGTGACGTGGTTCCGCCACCAGATGGACGGCTGGCGGGCGGTGGCGCCGGAGGCGGCGCTTGCCTTTGCGCTCGATGCGCTGGGCGATCTTGAGGCTTGA
- a CDS encoding acetolactate synthase 3 large subunit, whose translation MSEMMTGAEMVVRALQDQGVEHLFGYPGGAVLPIYDAIFQQDKVKHVLVRHEQGAVHAAEGYARSGPGKVGCVLVTSGPGATNAVTGLTDALLDSIPIVVITGQVPTHLIGSDAFQECDTVGITRSCTKHNYLVKNIKDLPRILHEAFHVAANGRPGPVVVDIPKDIQFATGTYSRPRDNQHKTYRPVVKGDLAKIRAAVELLAGAKKPVFYTGGGVVNSGPHAAALLRELARLTGCPVTSTLMGLGAFPAADRQWLGMLGMHGTYEANLAMHDCDVMVAIGARFDDRITGRIDAFSPRSKKIHIDIDPSSINKNVKIDIGIVGDCAHVLEDMVRIWRETGAQPDKTALAAWWTQIEGWRGRNSLAYKRSDTVIKPQYAVERLYALTKDRNPYITTEVGQHQMWAAQHFHFQEPNRWMTSGGLGTMGYGLPAAIGVQMKHPDALVVDIAGEASILMNMQEMSTAVQYRLPVKVFILNNEYMGMVRQWQELLHGGRYSESYSASLPDFVKLAEAYGGHGIRCDDPARLDDAIMEMIATPKPVIFDCIVAKEENCFPMIPSGKAHNEMILPDFEGDTGQIIDAKGKQLV comes from the coding sequence ATGAGCGAGATGATGACCGGCGCCGAGATGGTCGTCCGCGCGCTTCAGGACCAGGGTGTCGAGCACCTGTTCGGGTATCCGGGCGGCGCGGTGCTGCCGATCTACGACGCCATCTTCCAGCAGGACAAGGTCAAGCACGTCCTCGTCCGCCACGAGCAGGGCGCGGTCCATGCGGCGGAGGGCTATGCCCGCTCCGGCCCCGGCAAGGTCGGCTGCGTGCTCGTCACCTCCGGCCCCGGCGCGACGAACGCCGTCACGGGCCTCACCGACGCGCTGCTCGACTCGATCCCCATCGTCGTCATCACCGGCCAGGTGCCGACGCATCTGATCGGCTCCGACGCCTTCCAGGAATGCGACACGGTCGGCATCACCCGCTCCTGCACCAAGCACAACTATCTGGTGAAGAACATCAAGGACCTGCCGCGCATCCTGCACGAGGCCTTCCATGTCGCCGCCAACGGCCGCCCCGGCCCGGTCGTTGTCGACATCCCGAAGGACATCCAGTTCGCGACCGGCACCTATAGCCGCCCGCGCGACAACCAGCACAAGACCTACCGCCCCGTGGTCAAGGGCGACCTCGCCAAGATCAGGGCGGCGGTCGAATTGCTCGCCGGCGCCAAGAAGCCGGTGTTCTACACCGGCGGCGGCGTCGTCAATTCCGGCCCGCATGCGGCGGCGCTGCTGCGCGAGCTCGCGCGGCTGACGGGCTGTCCCGTCACCTCGACGCTGATGGGGCTCGGCGCCTTCCCGGCGGCCGACAGGCAGTGGCTCGGTATGCTCGGCATGCACGGCACCTACGAGGCCAACCTCGCCATGCACGATTGCGACGTGATGGTCGCGATCGGGGCGCGCTTCGACGACCGCATCACCGGGCGCATCGACGCCTTCTCGCCGCGCTCGAAGAAGATCCATATCGACATCGACCCGTCCTCGATCAACAAGAACGTCAAGATCGACATCGGCATCGTCGGCGACTGCGCCCATGTGCTCGAGGACATGGTCCGGATCTGGCGCGAGACCGGCGCCCAGCCCGACAAGACCGCGCTCGCCGCCTGGTGGACGCAGATCGAGGGCTGGCGCGGCCGCAACAGCCTCGCCTACAAGCGCTCGGACACGGTCATCAAGCCGCAATACGCGGTCGAGCGGCTCTATGCGCTGACCAAGGATCGCAACCCCTACATCACGACCGAGGTCGGCCAGCACCAGATGTGGGCCGCGCAGCACTTCCACTTCCAGGAGCCGAACCGCTGGATGACCTCCGGCGGGCTCGGCACCATGGGCTACGGCCTGCCGGCGGCGATCGGCGTGCAGATGAAGCATCCGGACGCGCTGGTCGTCGACATCGCGGGCGAAGCCTCGATCCTGATGAACATGCAGGAGATGTCGACGGCGGTGCAGTATCGCCTGCCGGTCAAGGTCTTCATCCTCAACAACGAGTATATGGGCATGGTGCGCCAGTGGCAGGAACTGCTGCATGGCGGGCGCTATTCGGAGAGCTATTCGGCCTCGCTGCCGGATTTCGTCAAGCTCGCCGAAGCCTATGGCGGCCACGGCATCCGCTGCGACGATCCGGCCAGGCTCGACGACGCGATCATGGAGATGATCGCGACGCCCAAGCCCGTGATCTTCGACTGCATCGTCGCCAAGGAGGAGAACTGCTTCCCGATGATCCCCTCGGGCAAGGCGCATAACGAGATGATCCTGCCGGATTTCGAAGGCGATACCGGCCAGATCATCGACGCCAAGGGCAAGCAGCTCGTCTGA
- a CDS encoding aspartate/glutamate racemase family protein, producing the protein MATIGLIGGMSWESTAVYYRLFNEGVRERSGGLRSADILLHSVDFASVAEMQAKGDWAAAGAALAASARRLEQAGASCLVLCTNTMHKVADTVIAATRLPFLHLADVTARAVKASPSRRPLLLATRFTMEQGFYRDRLSAFGVEALVPRPKERDEVHRIIYEELCRGLIEPASRERYRAIVARAVREEGADGVILGCTEIGLLIGQADLPVPAFDTTALHVAAALDFVDEWEAAAA; encoded by the coding sequence ATGGCTACCATCGGTCTGATCGGCGGGATGAGCTGGGAATCGACCGCGGTCTATTACCGTCTCTTCAACGAGGGCGTGCGGGAGCGTTCGGGCGGGCTGCGCTCGGCCGATATCCTGCTGCATTCGGTCGATTTCGCAAGCGTCGCGGAGATGCAGGCGAAGGGCGACTGGGCGGCGGCGGGCGCGGCGCTGGCCGCTAGCGCGCGCCGGCTGGAACAGGCCGGCGCCTCCTGCCTCGTGCTCTGCACCAACACCATGCACAAGGTCGCCGACACCGTCATCGCCGCGACGCGGCTGCCCTTCCTGCACCTCGCCGACGTGACGGCGCGCGCGGTCAAGGCCTCGCCCTCGCGCCGGCCGCTCCTGCTCGCGACGCGCTTCACCATGGAGCAGGGCTTCTATCGCGACCGGCTCAGCGCCTTCGGCGTCGAGGCGCTGGTGCCGCGGCCCAAGGAGCGCGACGAGGTGCATCGCATCATCTACGAGGAATTGTGCCGTGGCCTGATCGAGCCGGCCTCGCGCGAGCGCTACCGCGCCATCGTCGCCCGCGCCGTGCGCGAGGAGGGGGCCGACGGCGTCATCCTCGGCTGCACCGAGATCGGCCTGCTGATCGGGCAGGCAGACCTGCCCGTGCCGGCCTTCGACACCACCGCCTTGCATGTGGCGGCGGCGCTCGATTTCGTCGACGAATGGGAGGCTGCTGCGGCATGA
- a CDS encoding glutathione S-transferase family protein, which yields MKLLIGNKCYSSWSLRAWLLMRAAGIAFTEELVPLDTPDFKETVFAAAPGSGGTVPVLVDGGIAVWETLAIVEYLHERFPESGIWPRDPAARAHARAAANEMHAGFTALRGACPMNLGKRFGPRDRGPGVARDVERLAALWGQARERFGAGGPFLYGAFCAADAMFAPVVTRLDTYGIAVDPLSRDYMQAVLAHPAFREWLTAALAEPAIVAQDEVDEPALVDLRKS from the coding sequence ATGAAACTGCTGATCGGCAACAAATGCTATTCGTCCTGGTCGCTCCGGGCGTGGCTCCTGATGCGCGCGGCCGGCATCGCCTTCACCGAAGAGCTCGTCCCGCTCGATACGCCGGACTTCAAGGAGACGGTCTTCGCCGCTGCGCCCGGCAGCGGCGGCACCGTGCCGGTGCTGGTCGATGGCGGGATCGCCGTCTGGGAAACGCTGGCGATCGTCGAATACCTGCACGAGCGGTTTCCCGAGTCGGGAATCTGGCCGCGCGACCCCGCGGCGCGGGCCCATGCGCGGGCCGCGGCAAACGAGATGCATGCCGGCTTCACGGCGCTGCGCGGCGCCTGTCCGATGAATCTGGGCAAGCGCTTCGGTCCGCGCGACCGCGGCCCCGGCGTCGCCCGCGACGTCGAACGCCTCGCCGCGCTGTGGGGGCAGGCGCGGGAGCGCTTCGGTGCCGGCGGACCGTTCCTCTACGGCGCCTTCTGCGCGGCCGACGCGATGTTCGCGCCGGTCGTCACCCGCCTCGATACCTATGGCATCGCCGTCGATCCGCTCTCGCGGGACTATATGCAGGCCGTGCTCGCCCATCCGGCCTTCCGGGAATGGCTCACGGCCGCGCTGGCCGAGCCCGCGATCGTAGCCCAGGACGAGGTCGACGAACCCGCCCTCGTCGATCTGCGCAAATCCTGA
- the ilvN gene encoding acetolactate synthase small subunit — protein sequence MSKPASHYPNAPKSQPVARHTLAVIVDNEPGVLARIAGLFSGRGYNIESLTVSETEHEKHLSRLTVVTSGTANVVDQIKAHLDRLVPVHRVVDLTEQGEALERELALIKVTGKGEHRVEAMRLASAFGARVLDASLTSFVFELTGSTEEIERFIKTMTAVGLTEVSRTGIAAMSRGPDAM from the coding sequence ATGTCTAAGCCCGCCAGCCACTACCCGAACGCGCCCAAGTCCCAGCCGGTCGCCCGCCACACGCTGGCGGTGATCGTCGACAACGAACCCGGCGTTCTCGCCCGCATCGCCGGGCTGTTCTCGGGCCGGGGCTACAATATCGAGAGCCTCACCGTCTCCGAGACCGAGCATGAGAAGCATCTCTCGCGGCTGACCGTCGTGACCTCGGGAACGGCCAATGTCGTCGACCAGATCAAGGCGCATCTCGACCGGCTGGTTCCGGTGCACCGCGTCGTCGACCTGACCGAGCAGGGCGAGGCGCTGGAGCGCGAGCTCGCGCTGATCAAGGTCACCGGCAAGGGCGAGCATCGCGTCGAGGCGATGCGGCTGGCTTCCGCCTTCGGCGCGCGGGTGCTCGATGCCTCGCTGACCTCCTTCGTCTTCGAGCTGACCGGCTCGACCGAGGAAATCGAGCGCTTCATCAAGACGATGACGGCGGTGGGGCTGACCGAGGTCTCGCGCACGGGCATCGCTGCGATGAGCCGCGGCCCCGACGCGATGTGA
- a CDS encoding DUF924 family protein produces MTLPSAAAIVSFWREAGPEKWFAKDETFDAAIVARFLPAHEAAAAGRLADWEETPEGAYALLILLDQFPRNMFRLSARAFATDAQALAVAGRAIARGFDAVYPSPEKRFFYMPFMHSEDLGDQERCIALCAAADDAEGVKYAEIHRDIIRDFGRFPHRNPVLGLKTTPQEQAFLDAGGFAG; encoded by the coding sequence ATGACCCTGCCCAGCGCCGCCGCGATCGTCTCCTTCTGGCGCGAGGCCGGGCCGGAGAAATGGTTCGCCAAGGACGAGACCTTCGACGCCGCGATCGTCGCACGCTTCCTGCCCGCCCACGAGGCCGCCGCGGCCGGGCGGCTCGCCGATTGGGAAGAGACGCCGGAAGGGGCCTATGCGCTCCTGATCCTGCTCGACCAGTTTCCGCGCAACATGTTCCGCCTGAGCGCGCGCGCCTTCGCCACCGATGCGCAGGCGCTCGCCGTCGCCGGGCGCGCGATCGCGCGCGGCTTCGACGCGGTTTACCCGTCGCCGGAGAAGCGCTTCTTCTACATGCCCTTCATGCATTCGGAAGATCTGGGCGATCAGGAGCGCTGCATCGCGCTCTGCGCGGCGGCCGATGATGCCGAAGGCGTGAAATATGCCGAGATCCACCGCGACATCATCCGCGATTTCGGCCGCTTCCCGCATCGCAACCCGGTGCTGGGGCTCAAGACGACGCCGCAGGAACAGGCTTTCCTCGACGCGGGCGGCTTCGCCGGGTGA
- a CDS encoding TetR/AcrR family transcriptional regulator C-terminal domain-containing protein — protein sequence MTQGPAEMQGEALTQRQQAVLDAVLGLMVEKGSGLTMTAVARRASCSKETLYKWFGDRDGLLTATVRWQASKVRAGNFERQTLDAGALRESLKRFAANWLEVITSPTSIALNRIGVSQAASRDGNLGSIVLANGRFAIGERLKPVLDAGREAGLIAFDDTETAFRTFFGLVGRDVQIRLLLGDTLTLSRAEIAGDAERATDQFLTLYGTDEAPGRKTDNA from the coding sequence ATGACGCAAGGCCCCGCAGAGATGCAAGGCGAGGCGCTGACCCAGCGCCAGCAGGCCGTGCTGGATGCCGTGCTCGGCCTGATGGTCGAGAAGGGCAGCGGGCTGACCATGACGGCGGTGGCGCGGCGGGCGAGCTGCTCCAAGGAAACGCTCTACAAATGGTTCGGCGACCGTGACGGGCTCTTGACCGCGACCGTGCGCTGGCAGGCCTCGAAGGTGAGGGCGGGCAATTTCGAGCGCCAGACGCTCGATGCCGGCGCGCTGCGCGAGAGCCTGAAGCGCTTCGCCGCGAACTGGCTGGAAGTCATCACCTCGCCGACCTCGATCGCGCTCAACCGCATCGGCGTCAGCCAGGCGGCCTCGCGTGACGGCAATCTCGGCTCGATCGTCTTGGCCAATGGCCGCTTCGCCATCGGCGAGCGCCTGAAGCCGGTGCTCGATGCCGGACGCGAGGCCGGGCTCATCGCCTTCGACGACACCGAGACGGCCTTCCGGACCTTCTTCGGCCTCGTCGGCCGCGACGTCCAGATCCGGCTCCTGCTCGGCGACACGCTGACGCTGAGCCGGGCCGAGATCGCCGGCGACGCGGAGCGCGCGACCGACCAGTTCCTCACCCTCTACGGCACGGACGAGGCTCCGGGCCGGAAGACCGACAACGCGTGA
- the ilvC gene encoding ketol-acid reductoisomerase yields MRVYYDRDADINLIKGKKVLIVGYGSQGHAHALNLRDSGVKDIAIALKEGSSTRKKAEGAGFKVFTPAEGAKWADVIMMLTPDELQADIYRDELAANMKQGAALLFAHGLNVHFNLIEPRKDLDVLMVAPKGPGHTVRSEYQRGGGVPTLIAIHQDATGNAHDLGLSYASANGGGRAGIIETTFKEECETDLFGEQVVLCGGLVELIKAGYETLTEAGYAPEMAYFECLHEVKLIVDLIYEGGIANMNYSISNTAEYGEYVTGPRIITPETKAEMKRVLTDIQSGKFTRDWMLENKVNQTSFKATRARMAAHPIEEVGAKLRDMMPWIKAKALVDKSKN; encoded by the coding sequence ATGCGCGTCTATTACGATCGTGATGCCGACATCAACCTGATCAAGGGCAAGAAGGTCCTCATCGTCGGCTATGGCTCGCAGGGCCATGCGCATGCGCTCAACCTGCGCGATTCCGGCGTCAAGGACATCGCGATTGCGCTGAAGGAAGGCTCCTCCACCCGCAAGAAGGCGGAAGGCGCGGGCTTCAAGGTCTTCACCCCGGCGGAAGGCGCCAAATGGGCCGACGTCATCATGATGCTGACGCCGGACGAGCTCCAGGCCGACATCTATCGCGACGAGCTCGCCGCCAACATGAAGCAGGGCGCGGCGCTTCTCTTCGCGCACGGCCTCAACGTCCATTTCAACCTGATCGAGCCGCGCAAAGACCTCGACGTGCTGATGGTCGCCCCGAAGGGCCCCGGCCACACGGTGCGCTCCGAATACCAGCGCGGCGGCGGCGTGCCGACCCTGATCGCGATCCACCAGGACGCCACCGGCAACGCCCATGACCTCGGCCTGTCCTATGCCTCGGCCAATGGCGGCGGCCGCGCCGGCATCATCGAGACCACCTTCAAGGAAGAGTGCGAGACCGACCTCTTCGGCGAGCAGGTCGTGCTTTGCGGCGGCCTCGTCGAGCTGATCAAGGCCGGCTACGAGACGCTGACGGAAGCCGGCTACGCCCCCGAGATGGCCTATTTCGAGTGCCTCCACGAGGTGAAGCTGATCGTCGACCTGATCTACGAGGGCGGCATCGCCAACATGAACTACTCGATCTCGAACACCGCCGAATATGGCGAGTACGTCACCGGCCCGCGCATCATCACGCCCGAGACCAAGGCCGAGATGAAGCGCGTGCTCACCGACATCCAGTCGGGCAAGTTCACCCGCGACTGGATGCTCGAGAACAAGGTCAACCAGACCTCGTTCAAGGCGACGCGCGCGCGCATGGCCGCCCATCCGATCGAGGAAGTCGGCGCGAAGCTGCGCGACATGATGCCCTGGATCAAGGCCAAGGCCCTCGTCGACAAGTCGAAGAACTGA
- a CDS encoding DedA family protein, whose translation MADVEHAMRVLVDFMQTHQQWAVPIVFAIAFAECVALLSWLVPATVFFTTFGAVAGASGLNLVPLALAASLGAGSGFWVSYWAGLLLGPRVQDHWPFSRNPELLDRGHAFFERWGIASILIGHFFGPLRAVIAIVAGIVAMPAWQFHLGNWLASFAWGFGLLYGVGRVSELLAR comes from the coding sequence ATGGCCGATGTCGAACACGCCATGCGGGTGCTCGTCGACTTCATGCAGACCCATCAGCAATGGGCCGTGCCGATCGTCTTCGCGATCGCCTTCGCCGAATGCGTCGCGCTCCTGTCCTGGCTGGTGCCGGCGACGGTGTTCTTCACCACTTTCGGCGCAGTCGCGGGCGCCTCCGGTCTCAACCTCGTGCCGCTCGCGCTGGCGGCCTCGCTCGGCGCCGGCTCGGGCTTCTGGGTGTCCTACTGGGCCGGGCTCCTGCTCGGGCCGCGCGTGCAGGACCACTGGCCCTTCAGCAGGAACCCGGAACTCCTGGATCGCGGCCACGCCTTCTTCGAGAGATGGGGCATCGCCAGCATCCTGATCGGCCATTTCTTCGGGCCGCTCAGAGCCGTGATCGCCATCGTCGCCGGCATCGTCGCGATGCCGGCCTGGCAGTTCCATCTCGGCAACTGGCTCGCTTCCTTCGCCTGGGGCTTCGGCCTGCTCTACGGCGTCGGACGCGTCAGCGAACTGCTGGCGCGCTGA